CGGCGGCCGAAGGCGCGCAGCGCGCCCAGCGCGTCGGCCAGCGAGAGGCGCTCGCGGGCCAGGAGGGGCACCTCGACCTGCCGGACGGCGTTCTGCGCGGCCTTCACGAGTTTCGCGAGGCTGCCCTGCGGGTTGCGGGGCCGTTCACGGCGCGGGAGGTTCACGGGGACGGCGCGGGCGGGAATCAGGCCCTCGCGTTCGCGGCGGCGCGCGGCCAGGAACCCCACCAGCGCGTCCAGTTCGGCCAGGGCCTCCACGCCCTCCAGTACGTCGTCCAGCGGCTCGAACCAGTCACCGCCCGCCTCCGGCTCGTCGGGTTCGGGTTGCGGCAGCAGCAATCGGGCCTTCAGCGCGATGACGGCGGCCAGGGTGGGCAGCAGGTCCGGGTGCGCGTCATTCAGTGGGCCGCCGGTGACCGCCTGCGCCCACGCGAGCACGTCGCGCGTGAGGGGCAGCAGGGGCACCTCGCCCGGCTGGACGCGTCCCGTGCGCAGCGCGGAGGCCAGTTCCGCCAGGGTGCCGCTGAACGCGGGGAGCGCCACGCTGAAGCCCACCCCGGCCGGGGGCGGCGGGGGGGGAGTGGGCAGCGCGGGCGCGGCGATCACGGCAGGGGGCTACGGTCGGCGGGGCTTACAGGGTCAGGAAGCCGACTTTCTCG
The DNA window shown above is from Deinococcus sedimenti and carries:
- a CDS encoding segregation and condensation protein A, with the protein product MIAAPALPTPPPPPPAGVGFSVALPAFSGTLAELASALRTGRVQPGEVPLLPLTRDVLAWAQAVTGGPLNDAHPDLLPTLAAVIALKARLLLPQPEPDEPEAGGDWFEPLDDVLEGVEALAELDALVGFLAARRREREGLIPARAVPVNLPRRERPRNPQGSLAKLVKAAQNAVRQVEVPLLARERLSLADALGALRAFGRRLRTFTFRGIPTQDWGEQTTYFAALLEGVKEGNFSVEQTDTYGDIQVQSHLPQD